Proteins encoded in a region of the Vicia villosa cultivar HV-30 ecotype Madison, WI linkage group LG5, Vvil1.0, whole genome shotgun sequence genome:
- the LOC131607146 gene encoding uncharacterized protein LOC131607146 — translation MAFELTERNSSYVMALICKNFSNRNDLPTFPYTKNLFPLQTELQKKNPKELGELPEVKFPNLEENLEKSNVNQNYLEAITKQCNDYKLKITPNFEVLEVNCYNPINVKASSSGSSKNKNEDNINLSSPVESHNMLSQAHLQQLSDHKQHGAFQISG, via the exons ATGGCATTTGAGCTTACAGAAAGGAACTCATCTTATGTCATGGCTctaatttgcaagaacttttccAATAGGAATGATTTGCCAACATTTCCTTACACTAAG AATTTGTTTCCCTTACAAACTGAGCTACAAAAGAAGAATCCTAAAGAATTAGGTGAACTGCCAGAAGTGAAATTTCCGAATTTGGAGGAGAACTTGGAAAAATCAAATGTAAATCAAAACTATTTAGAAGCAATCACGAAACAGTGCAATGACTATAAGTTGAAAATAACCCCCAactttgaagttcttgaagtcaACTGCTATAATCCCATCAATGTCAAAGCCTCGTCAAGTGGCtcctcaaaaaataaaaatgaagataACATAAACTTGAGTTCTCCAGTAGAGTCTCACAACATGCTATCCCAGGCCCATCTTCAGCAGCTTAGTGATCATAAGCAGCACGGGGCTTTCCAAATTTCTggataa